The following proteins are encoded in a genomic region of Bacteroidota bacterium:
- a CDS encoding glycosyltransferase family 2 protein, whose product MKISICIPTYNGEKFLTECLDSCINQSFRDFEVIIVDDGSTDATLAICKQFQAKDSRIKIHQNVTNLGLVNNWNKCLELASGEWIKFVFQDDYLTHDCLEKFMEAINDKSVLLVSKRSFILPANATHELKSYYTNEVRTLENTGIKSLDGNFTGEQISRLAVENICLNFIGEPSLCLFKKSLINECGNFNADLAQICDLEFLQRIGSKFGLTYISKQLCHFRIHNESTTSQNLGKKGYQLSHIDPIILAHQMLYAKEYDSFRNSLNRLQLSKLRSYFKVRSYEAYNQAQLSAERKEVFETMAEKFVEIKKCVPANLLTKCTYLLVQLKRRFAN is encoded by the coding sequence ATGAAAATTAGCATTTGTATTCCTACTTACAATGGCGAAAAATTCTTGACTGAATGTCTGGATTCATGCATCAATCAGAGTTTTCGCGATTTTGAAGTAATCATTGTTGACGATGGTTCTACGGATGCTACGCTTGCTATTTGCAAGCAATTTCAAGCCAAAGATTCGCGAATTAAAATTCATCAAAATGTAACCAACCTTGGCCTAGTTAACAATTGGAACAAGTGTCTGGAACTTGCAAGTGGTGAATGGATAAAATTTGTTTTTCAAGACGATTATTTAACACATGACTGTCTTGAAAAATTTATGGAGGCTATAAATGATAAATCTGTTTTACTGGTAAGCAAACGCAGTTTTATTTTACCGGCAAATGCTACACATGAATTAAAGTCGTATTACACGAATGAAGTTAGAACTCTCGAAAACACCGGGATTAAAAGTCTGGATGGAAATTTTACCGGAGAACAAATTAGCAGGCTGGCTGTAGAAAACATTTGCTTAAATTTTATTGGCGAACCCAGTCTTTGCCTTTTTAAAAAATCGCTAATTAATGAGTGTGGTAATTTCAATGCAGATTTAGCACAAATTTGCGATTTAGAGTTTTTGCAGCGCATTGGCAGCAAGTTTGGTTTGACCTATATTTCCAAACAGCTGTGTCATTTTAGAATTCACAACGAGTCAACTACGTCTCAAAATTTAGGAAAAAAGGGGTATCAATTATCGCACATTGATCCTATTATTTTAGCGCATCAAATGTTGTATGCTAAAGAATACGACAGTTTTAGAAATTCACTGAACCGATTACAATTAAGTAAACTTAGAAGCTATTTTAAGGTTCGTTCCTATGAAGCATATAACCAAGCCCAGCTATCAGCAGAACGAAAAGAAGTATTTGAGACAATGGCTGAAAAGTTTGTTGAAATAAAAAAGTGCGTCCCTGCAAATTTGCTCACAAAATGTACATATTTACTTGTTCAACTAAAACGT